The nucleotide sequence AAAATTCTTTTGTAGCAAAAAAAAACATAGCTATATCCATGTAATATACAATCTTATTTTCATCATTAAAACAATTATGCCAACAGTCATAATATTTAGATATAATCAGTTGTATTTTTTCAGTTTTAAGGTTTTTTAAATAATAATTAAATAGAAAATGCATTATATTAAACGAAACATCATTATAATGATACTTTTCTGCGAACTTAAGATTATATTTCAGTTCCTTTTCATAATGTTTTGAATATCCACAACTTGTTATATACTTTACATTTTTTATTATCTGATCTTTAACATCCTGCTTAAGATAATCACTATCAATATCAAGCTGTTTTGCAATAAAATCCAATATCCATTTCTCAGGGACCACTTTATCATTTTCAATACAGCTCATCTTAGATACAGATATTTTATCACCACATAATTTTTTTAACGTGTATCCTTTATAGACTCTAGCCATTTTTATTTTTTCACCAGTAGAAAGTATTTCCATATTCCTCACCTATCCAAATTAAGACTGTTTTAATACACCAATTTTTTTAAAAGTTTCCACGCCTTCATTTAAATATTTAGCAGCTTCTTTATCTCTATTATTATCTATATAAAATTTTCCTATCATTATACATATTTTTGCAGTTTCATTGGCATAATTCATTTTTTTTACAAAATTCAGCGCCATAATCAGAGTGTTTTCTGCTTCCTTTAAATTTGATTCCATTATGTCTATTCTATATTTAAGCAGGTAATAACTTACCAGAGCAATGTCACTTCCATCGTCGATATTATCCATTATTTCATTTATAGTAAGTTTCGCATTTTCAATATCCTTCAATTTTATATAATTTTCACATATATCTACCAGAGTATTAACTACACTTTTATCCTTTGTCCTAAGTTTTAACTCTTTAGCATTTTTTAAATGTAAAAATGACTCCTCAATATTATCAAACTCATAAAATAATTTTCCTAAATTATTTTCTATACAAGCTATACGACTAATATCTCTCATCTGTTTGTATACATTTAGAGTCTTTTCAGAATATTTTATGGCATTGTTAACATCACCCTTTTTATTGTAATCCTCAGCCAAAAGTAAAAGAGTTTTTGCATATTCATCTTTATTATTGAGTTGTCTAAATTTTTCTTTTGCAAGGTATGAATAGTTTATAGATTTCTCCAGATCTTGTAATTTAAAATACACACTAGCCAGACAATAATATATTTCTCCACGTAAAAAATCATTTCCTATGACATTTTCATTGTATACATTTTCTGCTTGCTGTAAATAACTGCACGAAGATTGATACGCCTTCAGCTTCATAGTAATTTTACCTAGATTTACAAACGTTTTAATTATTTCCTCATAATTATTATGTTTTATAAACAGTACATTAGCAGATAGAAAAAACTGTTGTGCCAGGGCAAATTCACTTTTCTTTACGTACATTATACCTCTCAGATATAGGTTCTTTGCTTTTCTATATTCGAGGTTATACTTTTCTGCATAATATAAAGCCTTTTCTATATACCTTTCTCCTTCATTTAAATCGCCATTTACAATATATGACTCAGCTATATTTTCAAAATATACACATATCTTTTCAGCCTGAGTTTCCTCTGATTCCATAAGATACTCTATTGAAGTATTTAAAGCATCTGCCAGATATTCCAGTAAATCCATACTTGGATTTGATTTTCCAGATTCAACAAGACTTATTTGCCCGGGTGTTATTCTATCGCCAGCTAAGTCTTTTAATGTCATATTAAGGCATTTTCTTCTTCTTTTTATCTTTTCTCCCAAAGATAATATCTCCATAAATCCATCTTCCCTTACTACAATATTGCTTACAATGAAATTGTATCTTTTAAAGATTTCGTAATGTACTCAATTAATTATACCATATTTACGGCAATAATATAGAAAATTTTATAAAAACACTCTTTTTTATTTTATATATGTAGAATTATCGAATATTTTTGATAAATAGATCAAAAAAGCTATATACCCCTACAGCATAATGCCGCAAGGGTATACAATTTATTGAATTTTTTTAGTTACCTCATAATATTTCTCATATCATCAAATACATCTTCAGCAGCATTTCTCACACTTCTTGCAGTTCGTCTCATTCTTCTTTTAGTTGATCCATCAAATTCGGGCATAAACATCATTCTCATTGCAGTAGCACCAAGTATTGCTCCAGCTGTCATTGTTGTTATAAAAATTCTTCTATGCAGATGACACATTCCTCTATCAGCTCCTCTCAATACTCATTAATTAGTCAATATGACTTTATATATAGCTTACGCATTTTTATATTTATTACCCTATGAAAATTCTAGAATTATAATACTATATCTTCTGAATTCAAAGTTTCTTTTTCTAATAACATATTCGATAATTTTTCAAGCTTGTCCTTATTTAATATAAGTAGTTTCTTTACATCACTATAAATGGAATCTACAAATTCCTTGCATTCTCCTAAAACATCATCCTGATTTAAATTCAAGTTTGAAATTTCATCCACGTTTAAAAGCCCCAGAGTATCTCCCATTCCATATTGTGTAATCATATTAATTGCTATTTTAGTACTTTGTTTCAAATCACTGTGTGCACCTGTAGTAATAAATTCTTCTCCAAATATAATTTCTTCAGCTGCTCTTCCACCAAGCAATACCATTATTCTATTTTTTAAATATCTTTTATTTTGATACATTCTATCCTCTGGAATGCTCAATGTATATCCGCCAGCACCCTTTGTACTTGGTATAATAGTTATCTTTGATATCTTTTCATTTGGAAGAACTTTCATTGAAACAATTGCATGTCCAGCTTCATGATAAGCCGTTATTTTTTTATCTATATCTTCTATATAGCTTCTGTTCTTTTTCTCATACCCGGCAAGAATTATTGAAAAAGCCTTATCTACATGCTCTTTTTCTATAAGTTTACTATCTGCTTTGCAAGCCAGTATTGCTGCTTCATTCATCAAATTTTCTATCTTGGCTCCCGAAAAATAGGAAGTTTTTTGTGCCAATTCACATATATCTATATTACCAACAGGTTTATTGGCTAAATGCAGTTTTATAATTTTTTCTCTAGCACACCTGTCAGGAAGCATAATCTCTATGTGCCTATCAAATCTTCCCGGTCTTAAAAGAGCCGGATCCAGCATATCAAGTCTATTTGTTGCTGCCATAACAACAATACCCTGGCTATCTTTAAATCCTGACATCTCCGTCAAAAGTGCATTTAAGGTCTGATCTCTTTCATCAGATCCACCTGTTGATTTTGCACCATCTCGCCTTTTACCTATGGCATCAATTTCATCTATGAATATAACTGCTTTTCCATTGCTACTTTCCCTTGCTTTTTTAAATAGTTGTCTTATACGGCTTGCCCCTACTCCGACATAAACCTGTATAAAATCTGAACCGGAGACAGCATAAAATGGGACATTTGCCTCACTGGCAACTGCTTTGGCAAGAAGGGTCTTACCAGTTCCTGGTTCCCCGTACAATATCACACCTCTTGGCATTCGAGCACCATATGATGAATACTTTTCTGGGTTTTTTAAGAAATCAACTATATCCTGTACACTTTCTTTTGCCTCTTCATTGCCTGCTATATCTTCAAATGTATAATCACTATCTTCTGCCACTAAAGCTTCCATTGATTCAACTGACATAGCTTTTTTTGATTTCTTAGCTGAAGTTTTTACTCCCATAAATATAAGAACAGCTATTGAAGCTATAAGTCCCAAAGATGGTATTAAGGTTACTAGATTTACTGGCAAATCTTCGGAAACATTTATATTTTGTTTTAACAAGTCTTCTTTAAAATTATCTGTTCTTGGATTATCTGTCTGATATGTTTTTCCGTCTTTAAGTTTTATTGTTATTTTTGATGAGTCACCAATATATACATTAGCTATTTTTTTATTTGATGTATCCTCTAAAAACGATACATAAGGTTTATAATTTGTGGTTCTACTTGAGAAGTTGGTAAATATTAAAGTCGCCCCAAATAAGATAGCTGTAACTATTGGAATTATCCATAGTTTATTTTTATATTTCTTCATTAAATTTCACCTTTCCAAAGCAATAATATTTATATACTCTTCCCTTTACTTAAAAATATTATAGTATTTTTGCTTTTTAGTCTAATAAAAATCATAAAATTTGCTAAAGTAATTTATGGAATATTAAATTTGTAATATGCATATATTGCGTATTATGAATTAACACTTCATAATTTTCACAGTAGAAGATGATTAATTTTTATTGTATACTTTACTTATAAGTATCAAGAAGGGAGAATTTATATGAAGGTTTCGGCCGCTAAATTTACTTTAACCGGGCAAGATATACTCGAAATTATAAATGATTACGTAAAAATAAATGATCTAAAAATAGACAGCGTAGATATAGATGATATATTTACTGTTAGGGGAACTTATAAAGTAAAGCTTGTAGTTCCATTTCAAGCTAAAATCGGAATTGGAAATATTTACAATGATATAATAAACCTAAAAATATTTAGTTTACATGTTTCAAAGATAGGTATGCTGAGTAGTGTAAAAAACGTTTTTTTGAAGAAATTATTAAATGATTATTCCAAATATGGAATAGAATTAAATAAGGATACTTTAACTATAGATTTAAATTTAATATATAAACTTATACCATATTTTAATCTTAAAATCAAAAAAATAACTGTAGTAAAGAATGTCTTAGAAATATACACTAATAATATAATATATGATCCAAATAAGTCTACTATCGATTTTAAAAAAAAATCAAAAAATCTATCATAACAGATAAGTACAAACAGAAAAGGGACAAAATTTCAAACAAAATACCTAATAAATATGAAGATATAATACAATATGCAATGTTTATTCCCGACATAACAATATTGTTATGGAGATTACTAAAAGATAAAAGAGTTGAAGGTAAGATCAAAATAATGATAGCAGGTGCAGTGGCCTACCTTGCAAGCCCAATTGATATACTACCAGATTTTATACCTTTTATAGGACAAATTGATGATGTGGTTATAGTATTTTTCATATTGAATTGTATAATAAATGAAATACCACAAAAAATCATACTGGAAAACTGGGAGGGTAGGGAAAATATACTCCTTTTGAGCAAACAAGCTGTAACTAATATGTCTAAAATAATTGGCAAGCAAAATGTCAGCAGTCTGCTATCTTCTATTAAGAATATCTTCAAGAAAAAAAGTTAAAGAAACAAGTACATATGATTTATAGTTAAAAAGTTAGTTCATCCCCCGAAGGTTAAATTAACTTTCAAATTACAAACCTTACATAGGATTTACAAGTCTAAGCTTAACTTATGCTCCGGCCGGGATTTCTAAAATTAAGGCACATTAAAAAATTTTGTAGTAAGTGTTAGTAAAGCGTTCTTAAAAATCTTAGTGAATTTTATATGTTTGAGTGAAGCGAGTTTATAAAATCTGCTTAGATTTTTTTAAGCGCAAGCTTACACTTACTAGAAATTTTTTACGTGACGTATTTTGGAAATCCCGGCCGGAGCATAAGTTAAGCTTAGATTACAAACCCTATACTTTACAATCTAGGAAATAACACATATGAAATTATAATCCCGCCAATTAAACCACCTATATGTCCAAAATTATCAACATTAGGCATAGAAAATCCTATTATTAAATTTACAACTACAACAGATAAAACATTAATTATATAGTCTTTATGTATCCTATCCTTCATTTTAATTCCAAATACTAGAGATGCTCCAAGTAATCCAAAGATAGCTCCTGAAGCTCCAATCGATATACTCTGTGAAAATTCAAAACTAAAAATTGATGATATTAAGCCCGATATAAAATATATAATTGTGTATTTTGTCTTTCCATATATGTCCTCAACAAGAGTTCCTATTGCAACTAAAGCATACATATTTAAAGCAATATGTATAATCCCCCCATGTAAAAACATACATGTAATCAATCTATAATACTGTCCTTGTGATATGAGACTATTAACTTTTGCACCAAGAAGTACAAGTACATTTATATTACTGTCTGCAATATTTTTAGATAAATACGCCGTAAATATATATGCTATTATATTTAACACTATAATTATATATGTAATTATAGGTATTTTTTTCGAAGGGTTACGATTGTTAATCCTTATCATATTATTCATGCAAGTTCCAAGTTGATTCGCTATTTCGTTAAGTGATGGATCTGAACACATTATATTTTTTTGCACAATATCAATTAAAATTAATCCACATTGTGAATTGATTTTTCTGTAATGCTCAAGATCTAACTTACTTACGAGTGAAACCTCGATTAAATTTAAATTATTACAATCTAATTTACGTTCCAATAGATTCTTAAATACGGCTTTATCCAATTTATCTCTAGAATTAAACTCTGAAAAAAATATAACAACAGAACTATCGCCATTATTTTTAAAAACGCCAAAATTTCCGATTAAATCTATCCCATAATCAAACTCAATAATGTTATAATTATAAAGATTAGATAAATTTTTTATTAGACCTTTTATAATCTTCTCCATATCTTCTTCTCCAAATATAATTACTTATAAGCATACATAAATCTCATATATAGGGTTTGTAATTCTAAGCTTAGCTTATGCGTAAACCAGGATTTCCAAAATTTAGGTTCATTAAAAAATATTAATTAGCTACTTTGGTTATTACAATATTGGTATTTTTCATTAAATTCACTTCATAAAAAGGTACCGGGTTATGAGTATTTATATCATATAGGACCCTTACAACCGGCCTGTCAGGAAATCCTTTATTCTGTCTTACTACATATCCTTCTACTCCATCTGAAAGCCTGACACAGCATCCAAGCGGATATACTGAAAACGTATTTTTAAAATTTTCAACTGTATCTTCATCAAAGCTCGTACCACTACCTGCAAGTATTAACTCATAAGCATCATTAGGACTAAATTTTTTTCTATAGCACCTATCATTACTAACTGCGTCATATACGTCACATATACATATTATTTTTGCAAAATTACTTATCTGGTGACTAACAAGTCCACAAGGGTATCCTTTCCCATCTACTCTTTCATGGTGCTGCCCAACAGCCTTGATCACTGAGTCAGGTATTAAAACAATCTTTTTAAGCAATTTTACCCCATAGGTTGGATGCTTTTTCATTTCGGCAAATTCATCATTAGTTAATTTACCATTTTTATTGAGAATCTCTATAGGTATTTCAATTTTACCTATATCATGTAATATTCCAGCCATACCAAGCTTTTTTATATCAAATTGATTATACTTACAAGTTATACCCAAAAATGTTGACATTATACAAGTATCTAAACAGTGTACAAATGTATAATTATCATAGGTCTGTATGTCATATAAGCTACTATTCACATCAGCGTTATCTATTATATAATCTATTAAATTTTCAACATTATACAAAGACTTTTTAAATTCTTTTCCATTACAAGAATGAATATTTTTTATTATACCATTCATGCTTTTTATTGCACTTTGTTTTAATTCCATGAGTTTTTCATCTTCAACTCCTATGTCATCAAGTCTGTCATCATATATGTACACATAAAATACACCCAATTTTTTTAATTTATCTATATATAATTGATTTAATCTAACTCCTGACCTTAAAAGAACCTGTCCTTCATTTGTAAGTATATTTTTTGCTAATATTTCATCCGTTTTTACTCTATTTATAGATTCAATCCTCATTTTTTCACCTCATCATACCGTGTTTTTCTAGACATATAGTCCTTTGTTAAATTAAAAAACATTTACTTATTTACATTTTTTGGTTATTATATTGTTAATGAAACTTATTTTAGGAGGATAATATGAAAAAAATCTTTACACTGATATTAATTATACTAACACTTTCATCTTTTGTACTTGCAAGTCATATTTATCATGGCAGCAAATGCAAAAACATCGAATATGCCGCTCAATATTATATTACCACAGGAATATTTAATCGTTATAAGTTATCAAATGTTAATAGTACAAAACTATCATTTTCAAACGGACAAATGGCTGTAGTGAAAGTAGATGGTCTGGCATATAAATCTCCACATAGGAGATTAACATATGATATATTCTTAGAGAAAAACAATAGTGGTACATGGAGAATGAAAAAAATATACCCCGATAAATCGTATTCAAATAACTAGACAGAATAGTTGTACCTATCTATTCTGTCTTTTTATTTTTTTTTGACACTCTTCACAAATACCTTTTATATTTGTTTTTAATCCTTCATCAAATAAATCAAAACCAGTATTATTTTTAATAATCTGCTTTACCTCCTGCATAGGACAATCTATTTCTATTTTTTTGTTGCACATTATACATCTTAATATATGTTTGTGATGTTCCCTTCTAATTGCATAAACATACCTTTGTTTATCCAGATTAAATCTTATTATTATATTTTTATCTTCAAATAATTCAAGAGTTCTATAGACAGTAGACAAATCTATATTTTCATTTTTATTTTTACACTCTTCAAATATACATTCGGCACTAATTGCTTTTTCACTCTCAAGTAAAGTATTAAATATACTTACTCTAGCTTTAGTAACCTTTAATCCTTGTTCTTTCAAATACCTACTTGTATTCAAAACAATATCACCTCAAGTTTCTACAAGAGTATCATTTTAAGTCCAAATAGAATAAGTATTGCCCCTCCCACATAATCTGCATACTTACTCAATATCTCAATGCGTTTTAAAAATCTTGCAATTAAAAATGCTATACTAGACATAATTAGAGTCACAATCCCTATAAACATTGTATATTTCAGTATGATAAAATTATTTGATATATTATTAAACATTGTAAATCCTATAACGGCTGCATCTATACTCACTGATATTCCGAGTATTACAAACATCTCTGGTTTTACCAAAATAGATTTATTTCTCTTCTCATGTCCTTCCTTAAGCATCATAATTCCAACGATGACTATTAACATTCCTCCTATTATCTGGGGGATAGATGTTACGTATTTATTGAACAATATTCCTATGTATGATCCAATAAATGAAAATAAAAATTGAAAAATTCCGAAGGAAAGTATAAATTTAATTTTATATTTTATATCTATATCATGGCTAAAACCTATAGCCAATGCTACTCCAAAAGCATCTAATGAAAGAGCCAATGCAATTAAAAATAATGATTGAAAATTCATTTAGTTATATTCTCCTTAAAATGTGTGATTACCTTCTTATATATTATTATGTTCATACAGCGAGTTTTATAAAGAATTTTTTATACTATTTTTAATTAAACACCTTTAAAATATTACATATTATTTAACTGAAAAAGGTCTCAAAGTACCAAAAATTCTTACTAGATAAGTTTCACCACTTTGTAAGTTATTCTTTGGTACCAAATTTATCTTATTTCCAGCAATTTTTTTAATATCAAAAGCTACTCTTTCACCAGTGTTAGCATCTATAATTTCAAATTTTGAATTATCTTTTAAACTATCTGAATCTAAATTTTTATTAAAAGTTACAGTAAACACTTTATTTTTTTCATTATTGTTCGATGCAGTTAAAATCTTATAATCTGAATATAAAAACTGATATACATTATTAAAATATTCTTCTGGTGCCTTAATCCATCCTTTATCAGTTCCTATATAAATCTTACTTTTATCCACATTTTCGATTATATACTTAAATGCAGTCCAATGTGAATCATCCTTTGCAGTATTTAAATTAATTTCAAAATCTGTTCCATTTATGTTTGCCTTAATATACCCTGATTTATCATATGTTTTTACACATTTCCCGGACAATAATTCAGCCACCTTTAAAGACAAATTATCATCATCTACTTTGAAATCTGGAGATATTCCAACCTTTTGTATAGTATTACCCATAGGTGAAAAGAATTTTTCAACAGTAAGTTTCAAATAACTTCCATCTGTTAATCCAAATATCTGTTGAGCTACTCCCTTACCATAGGTCGTACTTCCAACAAAAAACGCCTTCTTATAATCCTTCACTGCAGCCGATAAAATCTCCGATGCACTTGCAGTATTCTTATTAGTTAAAAATATTACAGGTTTATCAATTATGCTTCCCTTGTCAGATGCAAGATATCTAACCCTGCTTCCCGATCTATCCTCTACAGTTATTGCTGGCTGTTTTCCTACAAAATTACCAGCTATATCTAATGCAGTTGACATATAACCTCCACCATTATTTCTTAAATCTATTATGTAACTGTCCGGATTTTGCATCCTTAAATTTTGTAACTCCTCTGTAAATAGCTTAGAAGTATCTTCACCAAAAGAAGTTATATCAATATAAGCAGTATGTCCATTTAGTACTTTTCCAGTTACAGTAGGTACACTTATTTCTTTTCTTTCAACAGTAAAATCAAACTCTTTATCATTTCTTTTTATCACAAGTTTAACAGATGTCCCTTCACTGCCTTTTATATAGGAAGATGCTTCTGTAGAGTCAAGTCCGACAAGTGACTTTCCATCAGCAGATAATATTATATCTCCTGATTTAATACCAGCCTTCTCTGCCGGGGATAAAGATATTACATTATTGACTAACACTCCATCCTTAACAACTTGTATGTATACGCCTATTCCACACATTTTATTATCTATGGAATCCACAAAATCCTGCTGTTCCTGCTTTGAAAAATATTCAGAATACGGATCATTTAATTGCTTAATCATTTCCTGTATAGTAGCTGCATTTAAAACATTATCTGAGACTGGTTCCACATAATAGTTTTCAATATAATATCTAGCTTCATCAATAACTGAATCAGCCTGTACACTATTTTGGAAGGTTACAATGAATACTACTACAAAAATTGCTAATATACACCTAAATCCAAACCTAAATTTTTTCACATATCCACCTTCTTTTATATTTCATCCTTAAAAGCTAATATATTCTATATTTGTAATTAAAGCTTACTACATTATCTGATAAAATTACAAGTACTTTTGTAAAATTTTTATATATAAAAAAGACACTTTAAGATAGCTTAAAGTGTCTTTTTTTAATTTTGTGCATTTTTCGGTACCTTGGCTAAAGGCTCTGATTTAAATAAAATCTCCCAGTCATCTAATGATATATTCTCCTGTACTCTTATATTTGTAGGAAATACAAAATTACACATCTTTGCCTTAAGCGGATTTACTACAAAATTATTAAGTTCAAATATATTAGATTTTACAACATTTCCATTCTGATCTTTTATACTCACTGGCATCTTTTCCAATTTGATAGGTTTAGAAGTAGCATTCCTCATTATAATTGTAGCTAATATATGTCCACCTGTATCAAGTCCTATACTAAATTTAGATATACTAAACTCACCTTCATTTAAGTCAGGAAGTTCGTCCAAGAAGCTCTCCAATACCATCCTATTATTCGTATCCATTACTGGTAAATCCTGATATGACACCTTAACTTTTTTGAGAGCTTTAAGCCTTGCATCAAAAGCTATTTTCCAACCATTCAAAGGAATTTTATCTACATATACGTTCTTTTTTTCAAAATAAAGCTTTACTGGTCTTGCCGCACCAGATGGAATCTCGCCAAGTTCCTCTAAATTAAACATCTGATAAGCCAATTTATCACCTTTAGAATTCAATAAAATAAATGGTATGTATTTTAAAGCAATACTTTTTGAATAACCATTTCTTATGTAAGCTTTAACTTCCAATTTGTCCTCTAAATCATAAGCATAAATACCAGATACATTTAACTCTCCTTCTTTTATTGGGGGAAGCTCATCTATTTCATCTTTCAATATTTCCTTCTGAACATCAGACATTATAAGTTGATCATGATCAACAAGTGAAAGGACTGTTGGAACATCTGCTTTAGCATCTTTGCTAACATTGCTTGTTTTTGTTTTTTGTACTTTTTTTACCATTATATACCTCCAAGCTTCTATAATTACTACAAACGCTTAAATATCAATTTCAAATCAACTATAATATATTATTAAATTATAGTTAAATATAAATAAGTTTTCATTTTCTAATTTAATATATCATAATAGAGTTGTAAAATCAAATTAATTTGGTTAGAATTTATTCAACGAAATATTAATGTAAATGCTGTATTTTCGTAATAAATAGAGCGTTTATTCGCATAAACTCAACATACTTATTCTTGTATTAATTGTATTTATATTACATGTATTCTACTTATAGTCTACAGTGAAATTTTTTTCTATAAGTTTTTGATTTAATGTCTTCCCATCTTTAGATTTTATGCCATTTAATATTGTAATAGTATAGTCTTTACCAATATCATACCCGGAGTACGGAGGTTCTATAATAACACTCCTTGAATCTTGATAAACCAACTTCGAATTAAGTTCATTTCCACTGCTGTCTTTAACACTAATATTATCAACTATATCATCACCATAATTATCATCATCATCCGTATTGTTACTCTTTCCAATATCTATAGGTCTATTAAATTTTATCTTCCATTCTTTATATCGATTGACATCTTGACTATTAGCTAAATAACTAATATCTTTATTAATAAATATAGTATAGACATCATCCTTTTCAGCCACAGCAACTCCGCCTGCAAAATTAGAAACATAATCATATTTGCGTTCGATCACGGTATTACCAAGTCTATCCACAATACCCCATTTATCGTTTATTTTCACTACTGCAGTTCCTTCATTAAAATCAGAAGCATAATCAAATCTTGGATCAATTACAGTCTGCCCTTTTCTATTTATAAATCCATACTTTGATCCATCAAATACTCTAGACAATCCATCTTTAAATGAATATATATCTTCATACCTGGGTTTATAATTTATCTTTCCATCTTCATTTATAAAATATTTTCTTTCACTGTATTTTACAATAGCTTTTCCTTCATGATAATCAGAGATATCATTAAATTTAGGTGATATCAAAAATTTTCCATCCCGGTCAACAATACCTTTTAGTCCATCCTTAACAACTACAAAATTTCCATCATTATTCTGAGTTATATTAGTATACTCTACGTCCAAAACAGTTTTGCCAGTTCTATCTATAATTCCATATTTATCATTATTTGAAACAGCTATAAGATTTTTATTTAAGAAATATACATTATTAAACTGAGGTTGTACTATGATTTTTCCCGTTTTATCTGCAATTCCCCATTTTTTATCTTCTTGTACAGGTGCAATTCCATCTTTAAATGCTTTCATTCTATCAAACTGCATAGCTTTAAAATTTCCAGTCTCATCAATAACTCCCCATGTTCCATTCTTTTTTACAGGTGCTATACCATTATCAAAATCACATTCATCATCAAATTGAGGTGAAATGATAAGATTACCATTTTCATCTACAAAGCCATACTTACCATTTATCATTACTCTGGCCCTGTCATCTTCAAAACTATAGACATTATCAAACTGTGGTGAAACTATAACTTTGCCTGTATAATCTATAAATCCCCATTTTGAATTAATAGAAATCCCGGCAAATCCATTCTTGAAATCATATAAGTTATCAAATTGAGGATTTACAATAACTTTTCCCGTTTTATCTATAAAACCATATT is from Clostridium fermenticellae and encodes:
- a CDS encoding WG repeat-containing protein, which gives rise to MGLKKYFKFMIIFSILCSTLFLAGSLNTVFADDSITSINIPKDNSFNNISSFKYGLLKIEKDGLYGLADSKGRVILKPQFISIDSFNNGIARVKKGSKYGFIDKTGKVIVNPQFDNLYDFKNGFAGISINSKWGFIDYTGKVIVSPQFDNVYSFEDDRARVMINGKYGFVDENGNLIISPQFDDECDFDNGIAPVKKNGTWGVIDETGNFKAMQFDRMKAFKDGIAPVQEDKKWGIADKTGKIIVQPQFNNVYFLNKNLIAVSNNDKYGIIDRTGKTVLDVEYTNITQNNDGNFVVVKDGLKGIVDRDGKFLISPKFNDISDYHEGKAIVKYSERKYFINEDGKINYKPRYEDIYSFKDGLSRVFDGSKYGFINRKGQTVIDPRFDYASDFNEGTAVVKINDKWGIVDRLGNTVIERKYDYVSNFAGGVAVAEKDDVYTIFINKDISYLANSQDVNRYKEWKIKFNRPIDIGKSNNTDDDDNYGDDIVDNISVKDSSGNELNSKLVYQDSRSVIIEPPYSGYDIGKDYTITILNGIKSKDGKTLNQKLIEKNFTVDYK
- a CDS encoding manganese efflux pump MntP family protein, with amino-acid sequence MNFQSLFLIALALSLDAFGVALAIGFSHDIDIKYKIKFILSFGIFQFLFSFIGSYIGILFNKYVTSIPQIIGGMLIVIVGIMMLKEGHEKRNKSILVKPEMFVILGISVSIDAAVIGFTMFNNISNNFIILKYTMFIGIVTLIMSSIAFLIARFLKRIEILSKYADYVGGAILILFGLKMILL
- a CDS encoding SLAP domain-containing protein yields the protein MVKKVQKTKTSNVSKDAKADVPTVLSLVDHDQLIMSDVQKEILKDEIDELPPIKEGELNVSGIYAYDLEDKLEVKAYIRNGYSKSIALKYIPFILLNSKGDKLAYQMFNLEELGEIPSGAARPVKLYFEKKNVYVDKIPLNGWKIAFDARLKALKKVKVSYQDLPVMDTNNRMVLESFLDELPDLNEGEFSISKFSIGLDTGGHILATIIMRNATSKPIKLEKMPVSIKDQNGNVVKSNIFELNNFVVNPLKAKMCNFVFPTNIRVQENISLDDWEILFKSEPLAKVPKNAQN
- a CDS encoding S41 family peptidase, with product MKKFRFGFRCILAIFVVVFIVTFQNSVQADSVIDEARYYIENYYVEPVSDNVLNAATIQEMIKQLNDPYSEYFSKQEQQDFVDSIDNKMCGIGVYIQVVKDGVLVNNVISLSPAEKAGIKSGDIILSADGKSLVGLDSTEASSYIKGSEGTSVKLVIKRNDKEFDFTVERKEISVPTVTGKVLNGHTAYIDITSFGEDTSKLFTEELQNLRMQNPDSYIIDLRNNGGGYMSTALDIAGNFVGKQPAITVEDRSGSRVRYLASDKGSIIDKPVIFLTNKNTASASEILSAAVKDYKKAFFVGSTTYGKGVAQQIFGLTDGSYLKLTVEKFFSPMGNTIQKVGISPDFKVDDDNLSLKVAELLSGKCVKTYDKSGYIKANINGTDFEINLNTAKDDSHWTAFKYIIENVDKSKIYIGTDKGWIKAPEEYFNNVYQFLYSDYKILTASNNNEKNKVFTVTFNKNLDSDSLKDNSKFEIIDANTGERVAFDIKKIAGNKINLVPKNNLQSGETYLVRIFGTLRPFSVK